The genomic DNA agtGAAAACACAGATGTACAGTACAGATTTCAAATACATGATTGTATTTGACAAGATTTTAAGTAGAGGATGATGAAAATTTTTACCTGGCAGCACTAGCAGGATTTGGGAACCTTAACACTGAAGTTCTTCCAGAGATACTGACTActttgccaccacagttgtcaGACAGCTTTTTCAGCCTGTTTTTGACTTGGGTAACATCTTTTCCGATGGGAAGATTCAGAACAAGTAGCTCTGATGATAAGCCACTTTCATCTGGGTTCTgaagtccaaaaaaaatattgtaattatacctacatgtataacaaaattctcaaatctaaTTGGATATCAACTGTCTGCTTTCAGCATTAATGGGATAGTGTTGTTGTAGGACAGTATATGCCATGCATAAGTAATAAATTTTCCAGATAGTATGCACCATCGTACACACCTGAATGGTTTAGTTCTTCACTTCTAGCAAAATGTTCCCTGAAtatcttttaatttaattttaaaaaaagcaacttACAATATCATAATCTTTGttgtagttatgattaattggtaacagaacttcccATTGCCCAATTTAGTCTgcaatcatacttgtgattaaacaaatccgACCCCTGCTACAAGATCATCCAGTTTTTATAATCACTTGTACactgtatgattacagactgaactGGACTCCACTCACTCCTATTACTAAAGTGTATTTATTATGCTAAGAAGCAGACATCACTGTTATACCATATGATATACAATATGCTACTATAACATAATGTTCTACAGCTCACTTTGATCATTTATTCAGGTGACATGTGAAAGTCGCTGCCACCTTCGATACTGCAGATGTTATGCACTGTAGGCGATATGGAGTGCAAAATAAGGGAATAAAACTTAAGGAAGACATTACATGTAGATCCAGGCAAGGAGAAGTGGGTTTAAGAAACAACACAGTCACATTTCAATCAATGACAGTAATTTAACAACCAAACTCAAAGTATTAATTGGAAATCTGAATAAACACCATGTCAAGTCATTAATAAAACTTCTATGCTACATGTAAAAATGAGGTGAAGAAATATTCAAGGCAGTCAGTACCTGATATCATAACCAACTTCACAGAGGTGATggattttcatgttgtttttcctttatATGTTATTAATAGAGTGGGAATAATATTAGTTAAGGAAAACACAACTCACCTTTGGGGGAAAGACAACAGGCAAATCGGCAATGAAATGATCAAATCTTTTCACTTTTTGGGCACAAGCTAATAAAGCAGGTTGGGCTTGGGCATTGTGAAGACAAATTACTTCGAGATTGTGCCGATGACGTAAATCTGACAGTTCAGCAGCAAAGTTTATGTCTCCAGACACCAGGATGACTGTGGCTGGTGGAGGGTAGGATTGTGCAAACCGTCTCAAGCTTTGACGTAATTTATCATCGGCAGCATTCTTTGAGGTGGCATTTATATGAACTACAGTTACCtacaaaaaaagtacaaaagagTAAATTAACATGTGAATGAAAGCAACATAGAATGGTTGGGGAACATAATGCAACCAACCACAATGAACGAAagtgaaataattatttcactACATTAAATACACGTACATGTAGCTAGCAGCTGGATAATTCTGTCAGAGATTACCTGTAGCAATAGTGATGTTAATCATAAATTCTGATAAAGATTATTATTGTAAagattaattataataattattattaataataatttcttaaaTTCTATTGCACAATTATCCATGTGAgaattttcaattgtgcatatgattaaaaaaagcatttattattattttgctgcagttaatttttcatctcaggtaattttttatttttgttttgtttcaacaTCATTAGCATATATAACcacacccaaaaacaaaagaaaaataaaaattacctgagataaaaaatgaactacaacattATTTTATAAGAAACATGTGGATTTTTTTGCAAGTGATTTGTACCTTCTAATTTTTCCAGTAAACTTCAAAACCATGATTTTCATGCAGTTACATAATGCAGTTTAAGCAAGTTTACAACAAAGTCTGCAGCAGAAGTTTCAGTGCACTCTCACCAGTGTTGCAAGGtcaacatttttcaaagttgCCTTTGGTGGACTTAAAGACATTAGTATTAAATTATTGCCCCCACACCCAACTTTCAAATTTTGCTATGTGTACACTGTATGCAGTTGTTAAAAAATCTGTAATGCCTTACAATGTAGAAACCATGGGTCTGTAAGCCAAATGTCATTAAATTAACAGATAACAAAGAATTGCCTAAGACTGTACATGTAGTCTGGCCATCTGATCAATATTGAActattaaaatatgaaaaaaaatcatgcaaacACAAGCCAACAGTTTGATGACTGTCACATTTTCTGCAACCCCCTCCAGTCCTTCAGGAATTATTAAGTGAGGCTTACCTGTGCTTTGTTTAGTTCTTCAATGACTTCTTTCTTCTCCTTGCTAATATCACAGACACACATGAATTCAACCTCTCTCTTTCCAGTAAAGAACTCCTTCCTTATTTTCTGGACAACAGCTGAGGCAGACTTGCCACGGGGTACAGGGCAGTTTTCTATATCCCAGAATACTCCTATAGGTTCAGTCTCTGACACTACAGAACCCTGGGATGGTGAACCTGTCACTGAGGTCATGATACCTAAAGctgcatacaaaaaaaacaaccttCTTACTGCACTGAAATGTGCCATTGCCTTCATAACGTAAGACTGAAATAGTACAATGTACATTGTCTACTATAAGGGacaaacaatgaacaaaaaccTCCTCCTTACTATTGGTATTTGGGCACTATACACACTTTGTAAGTTGCATAATGTTTGGTTTATTAGGTTTGTATGGGaaacagaaaacataaaaaacgaaagcaaacaaacaacaacaaaacaccaGAATTCTTAGCTTGCTACCGAGAAAAGGAGATTGATGACATGACATCCCACTTTATGGAGAAAATGATTTACATTAAAAATGTCATTAATCTtgtaaaaaaagggaaattctgGCCCACGATTatgctttctttttgcattGCAAATAACAAATTGAAGACAAAATTTGTCACACGTCCTAAGAAGCTACATTTGGGGGAGGAGGGCAGAGTGGAACTGACATACATACCTTCTAAGTCATTGACAAGTCCTCTGACTGAAGGAGAATTTGGACACCTATGGCCTCCCATGGCAGCAGAATCAACAGAGAGATCAAACCCACTCAATGAATCTCCAGAGTTTTCATAGCTTTTCCCACAAGATGAGCAAACACAAAAAGAGCCAGTCCTGCTTCTTCCGGTGCTTTCTGTTTGATTCCTAGAACAGTCGCATAACTCACTAGAACACTGTGAGACATGATTCACAGTGGATATACCTGGATTCCTGCCATGAAAATACTGAGGTCTGATGAGATTCTGAGGAGAAGTACTTGTGAGCAATACTGTGCCATTCTTACTTGCTGTTGAAGATTGAAAAAAGTTGAGGGGAACAGAGAAAAGTCCACCATGACTGGCTGGCAAGGATTCTGTTGGAGAGCTCAGACACGTATGCTGCAGTCTTTCCTGTTCACTGAAGAAGATGGCTTTACACTGAAATGAAGGAATAAAGACCATTTACAGTTGCTTGGAGCTTAGTTTCCAGTAAAgtttgatgtaatatatcaaacatgagatgcagtgtttcatcgtcaccagatgaaacaccgagaagagagttgaaaatacgacgcgcagcggagtatttttgacgaacttcgaggtgtttcatctggtgatgaaacactgtgtcgaatgtttgatatttcttctcaaacaaaatcatttttgaaggagaaattaaggatgcaaatactaagcagtgtttcatccgatttccaaacactcattaaacattaatttcctttgtattttcttaatgaattattaatgagtttgagaaggatCATTCACTAATGCATTCTCTCCTTCTATCAGTAAATAAGTGATTGATTTGCTATGGTTCCAGTTTAATgctgtttttatttcagttcCTTCTAACTTAAATTGAACAATGCATATTCTTAGGCCTTAGTCAATTATTTTACTGTGTATGTGCGAACAAGAATACATCAATACTTTGTCAAaggtatataaaaaaatatgcagAGGAAACAAACTTCCTGTTCAAAACAAGGTGTTATGTGTAAATACCACAGTGAAATTATAGCAAAAAGTGCCCATAAAATGTGGAGTATTTTGTGAGTACTTCTACATTGTATTTCTGCTTGGttgatttagaaaaaaagtctgagtacttcttcttcttctagtTTGGTTTACTTTAGGAAAAAATACACCTGTAGATATGAAAAGAGAGCAGTGATTGAACTGATAAATGCTGTTTGGAGATGAATACATTTTATAAAttagaataaaataataataataataataatacaaaaccAAGCATTGTGTTCGTGATACCTGTGCACAAGATGATGTAAGGGAaatctttttctctctccctcTGTTTATATGCTCCTGCAAAGCATCTTGTTCCATAAAGTGTGTGTTACATCCATCAAATCCACATTCACCAGTACACTTGAAGGCATTGTGAGATGGACATCTTGCAGGAATCACTTTAGCGACATTATCTGCTACATAATATGAAGAAAAATCAGTAATGAATCTAGAAAATGTAATGGTACATCACTTGCATGCCACTCTACCATAATTTTATCTACCCACAAATCATGCGCACCGGTGTATAATCTTAACATGGCTTAAAGAAAGACAATAATATTTCACACAGCTTTGTGCAACTTTAGCTATCCGTGTATTACACCTGATAGCAATCTGCAGGTTGCGGTGTACAAATTAAGGTGTATTGCAAGGTACATGTAACAGGTCATTTTGCCTGAAAGATGATTCTCCTGAACTTGTTTCACCCGGACGTAAGTCGCTTCAGCCATCAGTGCGATCACTGAGGTACACGTAGATTTCAGCTTTTATGTACAGTCAGTTTCAGTATCTCAGATGTGATTATTGAGATCGATAATCCTTTTGAGCAACCGCAGTAATAGAATCCAACCTAAACTAAAAACATCCCTGATAAGCCATGATGTAGAATGCTGTGTGTCATCAGGTGAATCGACTTACAGCAGGGACAGAATAACTTCTGGCGAATAGACTTTTGGACAAAACGGCCACAATTCTATTGCAATGGTATTGCAACAGTGCATTTGGTGATGACATGACCCTAAAATTTGTCTGGGCGAAGAACTTCTTGTCATTGCAGATTACAGAAAAAGAGTGGTTCCAAATACCTGGCTGTTGTTTGAAGAGTTTAGGATGTCTTTGAGGGCAAAACACATCCGTACACTGCTTCTGAATCCATTTTTCACACACAACATCAGTTTGACTAGCCGCGAAGCAGTGCCGGAAGGGACACTAGGGACAAAAATACAACATTTCCAGAATTGACATACATGCAACACCCTTCTACGCAAATGAAACTCTTCTACAATATAAATGGGACAAAAAGGGCATATAACACTGCAAGAACAAGTACTAAAAGTAAATGCGAGTACTGCTTTTTGCAACTCAACTGCTCAACTGATAAGCTTCATTGAACATAACATCACTGGTTAACTAACCTCACTGGTTTTCGGACAGCACTCGCGTTTTTCCACGTAAAAAACACAGTCTACAAGCGCTTTACAGTCCCTTTTCTCGGAATCTTCAGCTTTTATGGGCACGAAGGTTGTACTTTTTCCTGTAGCTAAAAGTTCTCGGGGTCCTTTCGTCTTTATTGCCCGTCCTAAAACCTTGCATCCGTCCATTTCCTTTGCTGCAGTTTCGGCGGCTTCTTGGGACATAAAATTAACAAAACCACACTGTTTCGATTTGCCTAAGGCATCTTTAagtataaatatattttttataggtCCAAATCTGTGAAAAAAGTTATGAAGTATATGTTCTTTTACATCTACAGACAATCCACCAACCCACACCGGAAAAGCCGCCATCTTTTACTCCATCTTTGCCGACCCCCGCCGACCCCTCGGATGTGGTTACTTCTTCATGTTACGCCTGCACAAAATGACCATATACTGATCTCAAGctaagagatctgggtacaagattGTTATTTTCTTGCTGACTGCTGGGGAGGCGAGAACCTTCCtgataagaggctaatggggatgtgccgttTGGTcgcattttcaaattccaaaaagcccctccatgtataagctccTCCCAATATTAGCCTCCCAAATTCGTTtcgcaaaaaaccctccattaaattGCCCCTCGAAATATAAGCCGCCAGAGGACTTGTATTTGGTAAATTGCCCTAAAATACAAAgtagaacaaagcaaaaatggtaaatttccttccaccTATAAGGTAAGCCCAATGGATTtggaaacgcaaatttccctctatAGATATTAaagtccctccaaatataaacccctccaaaaataagcccctcaaaaagggcctttgaaaaaaataaaccccTGGGCGTATTTTTGGAGTTTTACggtactagaatggggtcgcacattttgggattttttggggtaagacagttcttcatatttatggTTAGCAAAAAAGTAAAGTGCTCTTCATTCAATCttaaaaatgggtcaattcctaaaaatagaaagtgcgTAAGTTGGGATCCTGAAAATTACATGTTTGCCCAAACGATGACTAGGATGGGGTCTAatattggccacagaatagactataatggggtagggggtctgagaggccagcagcacatacccagcaaaaattaacccaaccACTCCCCCTCCCCTGGGGGGCTGACTGCTGGGTTCATGGAGCCTATAACCACAGGCTCCTGTACATGTCTGGTTGCTAGGAGTGAGGGTTGGATGTGGTGATGGGAGGTGGACTGAACAAAATCGGCTACACTAAGTGACTGACAAAACCTTCATGGCTGCGTTGTTTAATGAGTTGAAGTTGATCTGATCGTTGGAGCAATAcacattttgtttttacctAGATATTCTTTTGTTCAATACTGATCCGAACCTGGCAGCAGTGAAAGGAACACAAATAAAGTAAATTCCCATGGTTTGTCACAGTCCACCCAGGGTTTGAGGGGCCAGAGGACTCCTGTAAATTTTTGATAGGTGTGTCTCACCCACAGTCTTCAATCCTGCTCCAAATTAAGGATGAgacaaatgaaaactaaaaaatgaGACCCAATTCACGGGAAAAACAAAAGACTTTTTATTCAATGGAAATACTCACAAATTTTCCTTAATTCCCTTTCTAATACACAAAGGTAATGTTCAATTTTAACAGATGATTCATTTTTCGTATAGCTGGGCATTAACACAATGACAACAAGGGCAAAAGTGAAACCTTATCAGGCAGCACATCCACCTGGGATTTGTCAAAATAGTCAAATTTTGTTGTAGTTGAATTCTTTATGGGCCAcatccaaaaaaaataataatcataatcataatcataatcataatcataatcataatagtTCCTGTTGTTATTGGAGCACTGGGTACCATTCTGAAGTGACTGGATGGCTATCTGAGAAacattagcctgagtatcaggccttcctaaggggatAGGGGATAGGGGAGACGAGCTCTCTCCCtatttcgcttccatctttccccttttcccccagaaacgcctgatactcaggctaagaAACATAAATGCTGGGATATAGTTGGCAGCAATTCAAAGAACAGACTTCAGAATAGAGGAGTTTACGCTCATAGTTGCACcatgggtaatcagggcaagcTGGAGGGAAATTTAAAGATTTGTATTGTTGGTTTGCACGTTACGTCACAGCAGCCATGTTGGTGATCAAGAAcagaagtatttctttcctctgggaactaaaccctattttcatgtaaattatttgagaaaaattctattgtattgaccaccaacaCACCACCAACATCACTGCCTTGTCATGTGGTTACAAGCCAAGAATTGGAATTCAAAGCCAGCTAATTCTTCttgaattcatatatttgacGCTTTgtcttcgaaaaaaaaaattaaactgtgACCTTAGTTTACACCCATCATTTTTTAGTCATTTACTTCTATTTGCaaatcagcttttttaaaaCCCATTCTGTCAGAAGCTTTTAACACCATGATAAttaatttcaggaatgttgacaGGAcacaaacacaagaaaaaaagaaagaacaaaagaaaagaaaatgataatGTCTTCTGAGGCTTTTTTTGTGTTGTATGTCTTGATCTTTACTCTGAATAAACATACATTAAACTTAAAAGACTCAATAGAGTATGTTTATATCACTCACTCATTGCTTACATTAAACGATACAATGAGCTATTTTACAGTTTAAACGGTTAAACAAGTTTTTCCATTTCAGTTTTGACATGCTCTGCTAGTTCTTTGTACTCCTTTGTCTTCAGCTCAATGATCTTATGctgaaataagataaaaaaaaacagtgataaGAATTGCAGTGGTAGCTCTCTTGACAGAAACTCTTGTAAGTGGATAGTTCTACTCTCTGCCGCCCTCACTAAAACCCATACAATTAACTCTGTATTTTTCCTGTAAGGGGCAACCAGTTTCAGCCCCTTTTTTATGTCCTGAGGGTTGTCTGCTGatgagagcttccactgtatatcaataaatttttaagagGGGATCATTaacatgtttttgttttaaaaaaaaaaaaaaggagactaGAGAAATACTTTTGAATAAGACAAAACTATGAAAGTTGGAACCCTTTTATAACAAATTGCCCAGGGACTGGGAATATGTGATAGTTTGTATTGGGGTAGATGTATCTTTTAGGTAAAATCTGCTCTGCAGGTTAAGCCTTTATTCATCCTAGTTTGATtcagaatttcctttgtttccaaGCCCTACTATTTTGTTATTCAtatgagacaaaggaaattttggTTTAACCTGAGAAGGGATATACCTACAGCAGGTACTTATCTATTGCTTTGATAGTATGTTAGTATGTACAGTCTTACCATTCTGTTTATTTGTCTTTTGGTTTCCAGTTCCAAGAAGTCCTCAACTGTCCAatcttcctctttcttgtttaaCAGGAGAAATTCACATTTAGGTGAATGAGATTTGTGCTCCTCcctaaaacaaaaaagtgtATGTTAGTGTTGTCGGTTCTGTGTATTAGAAATTTGACTTGTAAGTGTATTAAAGGTACATGTACCTGAAATGCATGGTTAACTAAATACATACATAGGATTATCCTCAGGCTCCCATCCTTCCAGCTCTTTGAAGCACACAAAACAGCGTGCAATGTCCGCATCACGGTCATTAGGAGAATGGAAAAATCCCGCTTCAGCCATCTGATAAACAAATGGAAATTTCTAAATTCGAGATTGCTTCGAGTCTCTCAATTTAAGACAACCTGTTCTTATTTTacgagaaaatttaaaacaaatcataggatAAGAACTCTCTTTTCTGTAATTTAAACAGGTAGTTTACGAGAACAAAATCTTAttctatgatttgttttaaatttttttcttaaaataagaaatctcgaatttagagtgTTTACAGAGCGtcaaagaagaaacaaaagaatatcaaattttgaatttctaatgAACTGATAGCCTGCGAGGAAGTTCACTTGTGCGAGTCGCCAGTCGCAGGTTAATAAACTGGGAGTTAAGGTTATATTTCATAATCTAAGCCAACTATTAAATAAGATGGGTCAAACACAACATTTTTAGAaacttatttttaaaagctctaaaggaaaatttgttttctcCTCTCCTATTTAAAGGTAGTACCTTCTCTGCAGTACATGATGAGCCTGTCTCTTCAGTAAAGGGCCAATCTTTGAACGTTGCCAGCCGATTCTGGAG from Porites lutea chromosome 6, jaPorLute2.1, whole genome shotgun sequence includes the following:
- the LOC140941792 gene encoding baculoviral IAP repeat-containing protein 5-like, producing the protein MVDLNYDFSMNRLQNRLATFKDWPFTEETGSSCTAEKMAEAGFFHSPNDRDADIARCFVCFKELEGWEPEDNPMEEHKSHSPKCEFLLLNKKEEDWTVEDFLELETKRQINRMHKIIELKTKEYKELAEHVKTEMEKLV